GGCCATGGCGCGTACCGTGTGTTCAGATGCGCAGGGGCGGCTGAAGGAGGAGGCATTCGCCGGTTTGCAACCCAATGGTGTGATGAACCAATCGTAATGGAGTCAGATTGCGCCCGAGTTGCATTGTTAATGCCCTAAGAAGCAGGAAGATGGATAAATCAGACATGAGACTTTGGCTTCGCCATTGCTGAAGGGAAAGCTAGAACTGTCCTCGGTGCTCCATGGATCTATGGAGGATAGTTCAAGCCAGGAGAAAGCAATCAAGTTGCAAATAAAGCAGTAAAGCACACTCTGCAGTTTGGCTTTGTTAGCTGGAAGGAATACACACTCTGCAGTTTGGATGAGGCAAGCAGCTGCGTGCGTTTCGTCCCTCATTCTTATAGTGGATGTAAAACTCCCCCTCCTAGTTAATAAAGCACTCTCTTTTCGGTTCAAAAAATATACTCGAAAACAAAAGGGTTCCTTATTTGAAGAAATGACGAGTTGGCTTTGTTAGCTGGAAGGAATACTCTGCAGTTTGGGTGAGGCAAGCACATGCGTGCGTTttgtcctttttttttgggaaaactACGACGGGTTAGGAGCCAGCCTGAACAATTTTATTGATGCGAGGAGAGAGGTTGTGCATAAAATCATTTTggaagaggaggggggggggggcgtgatTTAAGAGAGAATGTGGTAGCACCATAACTAGGTTATTTGCCCAGCAGTGTAAGAAAAAGGAGTCTTCCCGCTTCCCACGGTGAGCCCACAACTGTATCAGCAACAGCTTTCAGGACCTGCTAGATAATAAAGCACTCTCTTCACTTGCAAAAAAGATTTCTTACTTAAAAATAATGTACCAAACTCAGTTCAGAAATTTTCTTCGTATTGAAGCTCTGCACTGCACTGCATGCCATTTCAGTTTTCATTATTACAGGATTATGTCGATCTTATAGTAGAGGTGGGCCGAAAAAAAGTCCGAGTAATCTATAAATATCTTTTCTTCCTATCATTTCACAAATTATTGGCTGGAACAATTATCTAGCAATTAGAAGGGTTCATAAGGATGTGTTGTTAAGACTTAAGAGCTACATTATGTGCGTAGAAttgatttagaaaaaaaaaagagtgcatTGCTCGCTTGGCTATGCCCATCAACTGTTGCCTTATCGAAAATCTTCAACGGTGAAATCATTTGGCAGAAGACTGAACTACAACAAAATATATAACTTGCAAAACTCAATTGCAACTCTAGGATCCAtaatttgcaaataaacccaaaTCCATCTTAGTATTAATCTAACCCTAGAACTTGCTTTTGGTGCTTTCTGCTACTTCTGGCTCAATGGTTTGTGGAGGTTCGATATGTCCAATACTTTTATGTCTCCACCAAAGAGACCGCCATTGGAGTCCACCttcactacaagaaatgtggtgatctatgacgaaaattttatgacattttaaTGGAGCGTCACAATTGCACACAATCTATGACGGATTTGAAAGTATGGACCCTAGGCCCAGAACTTTATGAcattttattgaattcgtcataattgagcccacaaaatatgacgttttattgaattcgtcataatttAGCCCACAAAACATGACATTTTAACATTAATGTCATAAAAATCATCATAGCTATTTTAACTATATGTTTTGacattttcatttttaattcaagttttttcttctcttattTGATGCTTACGTGGCAGCCTAGTCAGCGCACACGTGGTCTGCTGAGTGGGGCCCACTTGGGAGCCAGGTCAGTAGCGGCACTTGCGCAGCGCTAGTAAAATCAAAAAAATCCGCCTTGCGACCTGTGGCCAGGCAGTGAAGATGCTTACCACCACGCCACTTGATTGCTTGTGGTTGTGTTTAGACCAATATTTTATTTGTAGTGTTGTTGCATAGCAGCCAAATAAAAAAGTGACATCCCATGAGTCATGCCGCGAGTCCGGCCAGGTGCAGCGCTGCATCCCGCggcacctgcgccgccgctgcatcCTACGtgaccggcgccgccgtcgaggctcCTCCCCTCCGGCGCGCACTCCCCTCCGGCGCGGCCTCCTCTCCGCGGCTCTTCCCCTCCGGTGCGCCCTCCCCTCCGCGGCTGGAGGCCCTCCACTGCGTCTCCTCCCCttcggcgcggctcgccgccaCGGCTCGTCCCCTCCGGCACGGCGGCCTTCAATAGCTTGGACACGCTGGAATCATCGATTGGTGGGCACccgtctcgtctttccccttcttcctcgcgtGAGCACCGGCCGGCATCCAAAGGtatatcaatttttttcttggCTGTGTTGATAGTAGCTTATGGATTCAAGCAGATTTGTTAATTGGGGTTTTTTATGCAATGCTTGTCTAGATGGATCGAAGTTGGGTGCGTGGTAAATTATTTTCTCTAGAATACATGGATGGTGTCAAACAATTTATGAGCTGTTGATTTGTTTAAGATGCGCCACTACAGCAACAAAAAGAAAGGATACACGCCTATTGTACAATCTGCTATTGTAAGACAACATCTAATTGTGCTTTTCAGAGATGCTTATTTTCTAATATCTTGTGATCATAAACCAGTTTTCTATTGTTTGCTACTTTCATCTTTGCTAGACACAAATGGAAAATCAGTTGGCTGCACCAACAGAAGATGGACAACCCAAGTCTGCAACCCAAGTTGTAGGTGCTGTGCTTCAtcaaaacacaaaaaccaatcaCTTCCTTTGGAATGTGGGCATCCAGGTTGCAAAGCGAAGGACTACACTACAAAATGTTCAAGCAGAATTGGAGGTGGAGAAAAGAACCAATTCTGAGCTTCAGTCGATCGTCAACAACCAGCGTGAAGAAATGGATGGTTTGAAAAATCAAGTCCAGGGAACAGAACAAGTAAGGATCAAAGACCAAGAGGAGAACCGGAAGAAGCAAGCTGAGTTGGAGAAGAAAATTGAGATGCTGCTAAGCCAAAATGAACAAAGCTGAGCATATGGTGGTCTGATCTGGTAGCTTTTGGGTGGCCTTCATATTTTGCTGAGTTATCTTGATGAATACTATATTTTGTTGTTGCTGGTTAATTTTGTTGCCTTGGAAAACTGTATGGCTTGAACTCTAGACTCTGGACAAATGGAACTATCTTTTTGCTGAGCATGTGGATTCTGGAATGTTATTGTTTTGCTGAGTTGTCATGTGAATTCTGGATAAATCTTGTTATTATGGCTGTGATGTGAATTTTGGATTAATCTTGTTTTGATTAATAATTTTGGGCTGAAATCTTGTTAGTTGATTATTAatattgggctgaaattttgcgagttgATAATTAATCTAGGCCTGAAATCAGGCCCAACTTGGTGGCCCACTTTGAATTCGGCCCATCAACTCATGGGCTGTGTTGCTGATGTCAGCAGCCACGTCATCTGCCGCGTCGATTGCCACGTCAGCCTCACTTTCCATGTCAGCAGTCATGTCATCGTCCACGTCAATTTACATGTCATCACTGTCATCCATGTCATCACCATGTCAGCAGACACGTCATCCTCCATGTCATCAATGTGTGACATGGTAATtgaatctgtgacgaaaattatactgttcgtgacgttaattttcgtcatagaaaacggGCTTGGTTTGGGCTTCAGGGGGCCCGGAGACATACCATGACGATTttaaaacgtcatggatcaaataatctatgacgaaaatttaaggaacgtcacgaggtgtgatctgtgacgctcaatacatgacgttatttgagatcgtcatagatactatTTTGTGACGGTTTTtcagtgatctgtgacgaaattcaatcgtcatggatcaacagattttttgtagtgtttggtgtTGATTCCAATAAGGACCAAATGAAGGAAAACCATACCCTGCTTGCTTGCTTATGGAACGTAGTAGTCGCAATAGTCATCATATGATGAATCAGTTTTGATTAAGTACTAGAGTAATGGTCAACAATGATAGTGGAGTGTAATCATACAAGAGAATTCGAGTGACGAATGAGTAAGTAGAAGCAATTTGCTTGGAGCGGATCCAGCATGGGGCAAGAGGACTCAAGCCCCTCTGGCCCCCTAGCTCTTGGGGGTGGGGTGGTGGTGCGTATGCGGatccatgatgatgatgaacccTCTACTAAAAGGGTGTGTTACTAAAAATGCCCTCTTGTAAAGTACAAGATCCTCTTTTACCCTTTCCGCCACCTGCTGCGCGGATTGgagtttgttttcaaaaatacgcCTTTTGCAAACAAATAAGGTGAATCAAATTGAGTTTTCAAAGGATAAAGAATTTGCGAGCTGCTAGAATCTACACTAAAATAGTGAGATAAGCTTTAACCATATGGTTGCACGGCATCTGTCCTGAGCCATTGAGATAATGATTTATCATGGATGAGTCTATACTGAGATATAGCCCCAAATCAGAACTATATGAGATAAACTATCCCTGACGACATCTTCAACACTAATAACCATATATGAAGCATATTAGTTTAGATTCTGTGGGACAATAATCCGTCTTGTTCATGCATTCTTTGGTAAGGGGTGATAACAATTTTTATTTCCAAAAGAGGGTTATACAAAATTAAACTTATATTATCCAGTGTGAACATATGAAATAGGTTATTTCTGCATACTCATTTTTTCTGAGATACATGCTTAGAGCATGGCTAATAAGCCAGCCGGCGGCTGGCTAAATGAAACTGCCATGTCATTTACAGCTAATAACATATTCAGCTAGTATACTAGATTGGCTAAGAGTTGGCTACAAGCATTTAATGGCATGCAGAAAGGTCCATGCAAAAAATCAACTTAGCGCTAGTTGCCGGCTGAAAGCGGGCGATTTCTTTCTTGATCCATGTGTGCAGTCCGGCGTTTCACCAttctctctcttttattctCACTCCACCACCTCAGATTCTACTGACATGGAACTGCATTTATCCTGCTGACTGTAtcttataatacttgctctagaAGACCATCTAAGACCCTCCACAATGTAGAGTAGtgctagaaaaaaaaatggggaTCCACATGGGATTACTGACATCACTTTTGATGTGTTGTAGTGTGAGCACCGGTGCTAGATAAACAAAATACCAAAAAGCTACCACTTGTGTCAAGAGTCTGACCATCTCAACATCTCACACTTGCATTGTCTCtctcctcctttttctttttgattcaATAAGGTATCAGTGAATGTTCTTGCATCGCTCCTAATTTTTGAGGTGATGGCACCGTGTGTTGCAATGGTGGAAGTGATGTTTAAATGTTCTCTCTCCATTCCAAGCATCACTCAAGGCATACGCTGTGGAAGGTATAAGTATGCTGTATGGAGTGCCACATCACATTAATGCTGaggtggagagagaggagaagtgGGATGTAATCTTGGAACCAGCTAAGACATAGTTTCTACTTTGTGAGGGGATGAGGTGGTCATATATTAATGATGGAGCCTATATCAATAATAAATCATTATATAAGTTAGCTGTGAGTTGGGCTGTAAGTAGGGCTGAAAATGGTCGCGATAACCTCGTTACCGTTTTCACTTTTACATTTTACTAACATAGTACTACGGGTAATACAATAGATCTACATAATATCACCAACTTTATGTTCGTTCACTTCATGTATAGGCCATGCGAGGCATTGATTTTCTGGGATCTGATTGGGATTCCGATTGATTTGTCCGGGTTTCGATTATGATTCCGACTGATTTGTCTGGGTTCCAATTAGAATTTCGATTGATAAAAAGCTAGTCAGACTCGCATACGGGATGGACTAAGGCTCATCTGTCAATGATACAAGACAGACGGAACTAAAATTTGAGGTGGAAACCTTACTTGCTTTAGCAATAGGTATAGAATACGAAAATGAGATTGAAAATGGAATGATCGAACACGAAAATGAATACGAACTTACGGGATATCGAAAACGAACCAATTCGAAAGGATATATGTAAAAAAACGAACGGTCTACGGAAAATCAAAATGGAAATACACTAACCCGTATGGTACCCAATCATCCAACAAACCCGGCATGAGTACATGAAAACAATAGACAAATGATAATAACACAAGTAAATGTAAACCATGATAATAATTTATAACCTCACAAACAAATTTACAGCCACACATATAGTAGTACAGTATATAGTCGCAACTCATAAGCCCATACTTAGAAGATATAACAAATTCATAGCCACAACTATACACATAGTAGTAAAAATGATATATACCGAATTAGTAAAAACGGGATATCCCGATAAAATACAGGAAATATGGAAACAATTGGGATACAAGCCAAACAGTTTCTGTCCCATTTTTGAATTTGATATCTCGTATTTCGTACTAATTTCGATTTTGTCCGAAAATACGAAAACGAACGGGTAAGATGTAGAAATTGGAGCGGAATGGAATAAGATTTATCCCGACCGTTTTGAACCCTAGTTGCAAGTGACGTGGTACTATAAAGCCAGCAGCAGTCAGCAGACTGAATTATTAGTAGAAATCTATCTACAGAAAGTCAGCTGGCGGGGCCCTTTCGAGACACAACAGTATTCACACCGGAGAGGGATCATGGATGAAATTTCCACACGCCTACAGGCAGCGGCGGAGGACGCGGAAAAATCGAGGTATGTCAATATTGTAGTCTCGCTGTGTGTCCATGGGCTGCTCCATCACTCCGTACGCAACACGAAGCCATCCTTTGCGGCTGCACacgctccgcctcctccatcgatgAACTGCGCTAGCTGCTGGCTCCGCATGACCGTGCCTCTCATAATCATGCCATTGTGCGCCCGCCCACCACTGCGTTGAAGGTTGAACTTTGAAGCATGATTTTTTTACGACGAGTGAGACCGTTGCGCATCTAAATGCTAGCGACCTGGGCCATCTACAGGCTGTGCTCCATTATTCCGTGCCTGTGGCCTTGTTAGCAGCCCACGTAATCATACACTTCAGCCCATAGGATCAGCGACAGCCCAAACGGTTCGCTAGCGTCGTCTTCTTTCTCCAGCATCTCGCCGTTGCTTGACTCAGATATACGAAAGCCGCCATGGCTGGTTGGCCAGAGATTGCAAGCATGGAAAGCTAAAGTGTATGGAGTATATATTTTAGGTAAAATCAAGGTATGGCGAGCGCCATAGTCCGCCATAACAGGCCCTCCGCCCCTGCCTACAGGGCTACCAAAACCTTTCTTCTCTTTCTCGAGAGGGTGAAAAATAAATGTCGACATCTTCGGGTAAACACCTCCGAATTACCCGAGGAAACTACGGTCCGTGAGCTCGGCGGCACGGTCAATTCCCGTGCGTGTCGTCATCATGTCACAGTCGTTTTCTTCTCCAAATCCCCAATTAACCCAGAAATTAAACCCTAATAAATACAAGGcgtccgcctcctccctctcctatATAGAGCCACGTCGCTCCGGCTTCGAGCTCTCTCTTCTTGTACCTCCTCCTCGTGGTGTTCTTCATCGCCGGCATCGGCTCGTCGCCCACCGTCGATCCGCGGCAATGAGGCCACCGCGCGCCGtgctcgtcctcgccgccgccgcggcgctgctgctgctgctgctcgcgcccgccgcgcgcgccgacggcggcggcggcgggtgcggggCCGACGGCGCGGGTGCGCCGGGCGACCGAGCGCGGGCCAGGGCGCTCAAGATCGCGGCGTTCTTCTCCATCCTCGTGTGCGGCGCGCTGGGGTGCTGCCTGCCCGTGCTGGGCCGCCGCGTGCCGGCGCTGCGGGCCGACGGCGACGTGTTCTTCCTCGTCAAGGCGTTCGCCGCGGGGGTCATCCTCGCCACGGGGTTCATCCACATCCTCCCCGACGCCTTCGAGAAGCTCACCTCCGAGTGCCTCCCCGCGGGGGGGCCGTGGAAGGACTTCCCATTCGCGGGGTTCGGCGCCATGGTCGGCGCCATCGGCACGCTCGTCGTCGACACCGTCGCCACGGGCTACTTCACGCGCCTCCACTTCAAggacagcgccaccgccgccgccgccgccgtcggggacgaggagaagcagcagcagcagcagcaggcgacggccgcggcgccgcacGCCGGAGGGAGCGACGATCGCGAGGGCCACGTGCACATGCACACGCACGCGACGCACGGCCACGCGCACGGCTCCACGGCGCTCGTggccgccgtcggcggcggcgagggcgacaAGGAGCACGCGCTGCGCCACCGTGTCATCGCCCAGGTAATTAATTCCTTCCAGTTAATCGTGAGTTGCATAACGCACGCATACGGTCTCCTCTAAGCGTAACAGCTGTGTTTTAATAGCGATGAACACTAGGGgagtttttatataaaaaaacaagcagagagagaaaaaagttaGATTCATTGAAAGCTACGTATATGTTCTCTAAAATCTAAAATGTGGCACGTATTCAGTGATGGTTAGAATTCAGTTTGATCTAAAAAAGATTCATGTATCCTTGATCTAAAAAAGATTCACATAGCGCCCAAGAATGACTTGAAACTTTGAAACAAACACTTGAAAGAAAAACAATCAACTGTGGTCATACTACTTGCTTATAGTTTTTGATCTACTGCTTGCTTATAGTTTTTGATCAACAATGATGGTTTGATTCTTTAGGTGTTGGAGCTTGGGATCGTGGTGCACTCGGTGATCATCGGCATCTCCCTCGGCGCATCGGAGGAACCGAGCACCATCAAACCCCTGGTGGTCGCCTTGAGCTTCCACCAAATGTTCGAGGGAATGGGCCTCGGTGGCTGCATCGTTCAGGTACTTTATCTCatataagaaaaagaaaagattgaaGACTTACACCAAGTGACGGatgcatgaaagaaaaaaaaatatcacacCTAGATACAATTTTCCGTACTAGAGGTAGAATAACTCAACCAGATATATAAAGAGCAGTTGCTTTTCTTTTTGGTTGAAAAGTGGCTGAGTGAGCTCTTCATTCCTGGATGGAGTCCAAAATGCCATCATGATTTGACTTGGGCATTTGAAATGAGAGGCGATCAAGAGGCCGATCGCACTAAAGCATGATATGAACATCATCAGTTTATGCCTACTGGTACCTGCTTGTAGTCAAACAGGCATGACAGTTATGGTCTGTACTTTAATTTGTTCCAAAAAAGTTATACAAATTCAATTGGATGAACCACGCACAATATTTTTCCAAGTAAATAAAGTGAAAATGGGGAATGAGTTAACTTAGGggatgtttagttggtgaaaatttttggtccaAGTGTCACGTCAatagtttgaccagatgtcgggagggtttttcggacattaattaaaaaattaatttcagaactcacttggaaaccgcgagacaaatcttttgagacctttgaccgcatcattagcaaatgtgggttactgtagcacttatggctaatcatgcgctaattaggcttaaaaaattcgtctcgtcgtgtacatccaaactgtttaattagttttgttatttagttACAtctagtgcttcatacatgtgtttaaaggggaggtgaaaatttttggatgaaaatttttgggaactaaatggCCCCTTAATTCAACAATCTGCAAGGCGTACGTTATACAAATTCAATTGGATGAACCACGCACAATATTTTTCCAAATAAATAAAGTGAAAATGGGGAATGAGTTAGCTTAATTCAACAATCTGCAAGGCGTATGCAGGGGGCCTATGCCCCCTTCTTCTTAGACTCTGTTTGGTTCCTTTAGTTCCAAGACTAATTTTAATCTCTTCACTAAAAACTTTATCCTTTCCTGTTTGGAATAAGTGATTAAAGGTCATTAATTGAATTGTATAAAAGACCATGTTATCCCTGCTTGTATCCAGCTCCATACCCTTTAGTAGGGGTAGCGGCTAGACAAGTAAGGCTTTAGTAGGCCTTTAGTCCTAATAAGTACCTTCAAGAGGGTctaagggcatgtacaacggTCGTCCTCAAGCCGTCTGTGAGCCGACACTTTTGCAAAAAGACCCTCGCTGCAGCTTGGAGACGGCCGTTCCGTCGTCTCgcgaggcgacggcgagggctcgGGCTCCCAGACCAAACCGTCGATGGGAAACCCGTTGTACACCTCGTCTCCATCAAGCAACGGTTTCTATGGATCTTGCGTGGTGGCTGGTTCTTGGCACGGAGAATCGAAAATGCCAACAAATCGAGAGGAACGTGATGCTTGCCTGGCTGTGACCCTCTCCGGCTCTCCCTCGGCGCCGAGCACCTCGCCGGTTTCTCCGATGGCTGCGACAAGCTCCTCCACGGTGAGGCTGACTAGGCAACGAGACGGCGCAGCGAAGGGGAGGCGCCGAGAGGAGGCCCCGGCGAGCGGCACATCAGGAGGATCCAGCCGGCGGGAATGTGGCGGCCATCGTCGCCCTGTTGGCAGAGGCACAGCAACAGAAGAGCGCAGCGTAGGAGAGAAAGAAGAACTTAACGATGAGCGGATAAGCTGGCCTCCATGCTGTGCGCCGAGTCAACGATGAGTGGATGAGAATGAAAGGTCGAGGTGAGAGTTCGAGAGGCTCACTGGAGGACGACGCATGTTCCAGACCGAGAAGAGATAAGATTGAGCTGCAAAATACTATAGGCTCGTGGGTGGGGTAGTGGTTTTCTTTTTATgtgttatttttaatttttttatgttcatcttgttttgATTGATCTCAATTATTTCAAAGAAACAACAAAAGTGCATACAAAGATCTCATTTAGACTAAATCATAGATACAAATATTCATTAAATAGTTTAAAGACAGTCAAATAGACAATCTATTGTACAAGTTGTTTTTTTACCGTCTGTATGCGGTGTTCAATGTACTTACAGATGGCAGCTGTCTGTACTATTGTACATGCCCTAATGGAGTTTAGTCACAACATGCACTTTTAGTCCCAACCCAAAAACCTTAGCCCGATTTCTACGGCTGTCAAATCAGCTAGAAACTGTAGCTAGACACTAATCCGCCCAACGCTACGTTTCTTGATGTGGGCCCAGAAGAAATTACAGCCAATCCATCCTCTGCTACTCTATTTTTTTCtgctactctctctctctctcggtctCTCCGCTAAGTCCCGTGACTGCATGGGCCCCCACACAGGTGGAAACGGGTTGCTTGTCCCAGCGCGGAACTGGTGGTTTCTTCGCTCCTCGTTGCGCGGGTCGACACGGTTTCTCGATCAAGAAACGatttccttctctctcttctttaaTTATCTTGCCACATCACTAAAATACTTATGTGGCAGTcctattaattacaaaaaaatatCCTAGTCAGCtgggttgggactgccctaaaAAGGTGTTTGGTTCATTGGActtatgcaaaagttcctggTACTTTAGTCCCTAAAAAACTAAACAGGAGGAATTTTTTGAGGCTAAAGTGCTAGTTGGGGCTAAAGAATCAGAAGTCACTCTTGAGGAGTTTTTTTGGGACTAAAAGCCTACATGAGGGCTATTATTCCACCCCCTACCCCCGGTCCCCACCTCTTAGATGCATGCAGATTAGGGATAATATGATACTTTGTGCACTCATTTAATGACATTTAGTCTCTTTTAGTTCCTGGAACCAAATAGGTAGGGACTAAAGTTTTTAGTACAGGGACAACTAAAACTAGTTTAGGGACTTTTGACAACCAAACACCACCTTGGTCTCTTCTGTTTAGATTCTTAGGGACTCAAGTGCAAGAACTAATATATTAGTCCCATGAACCAAACAGGTTCTTAATCGATACTCTAACATACATGGGCATCTACAAGCTAAATTTTGGTATATAAAATTTGCCTCTTATATTGCAGAGACGATACTAGCTGGGTTCCTCTTCAGATTTTTTTCTAGTTATTTGACTTTTGTCCTTAACTTGTTGTTGTTACATAGGCGAAGTTCAAGCTCCGGTCAATCGTGACCATGGTTCTCTTCTTCTGCCTGACGACGCCGGTGGGCATCCTCGTCGGCATTGGGATCTCGTCGGTCTACAACGAGAACAGCCCGACGGCGCTCATCGTGGAGGGCATCCTCAATTCGGTCGCGGCGGGGATCCTGGTCTACATGGCGCTCGTCGACCTCCTCGCCGAGGACTTCATGAACCCCAAGGTGCAAAGCAGGGGCAAGCTCCAGCTCGGCATCAACGTGTCCATGCTCGTCGGCGCCGGGCTCATGTCCATGCTGGCCAAGTGGGCCTAGTCATCACATCAGTTCTTGTTCTATGTACAACAGAGGAACTAATTCTTGCAGCAAAGGAAAGAGGACGTAGAGTTGCTTTTGCAGTTTGCCAATAATCTCATCCTAAGCTAACTACCGTACTGAGAGAGCTTCAACTCTCCCTCTATTGCAGCAATGATTTGTTTGCACATGTCACCTTCTAACTGAACACTTCAGATACTTTTTCATcaggggctgtgtttagatgcgtAAAATTATGGTAAAAAgtgtcacatcggacactgtagcgcactgtagcacttttcgtttgtttgtggtaattgttgtcctatcatgatctaattaggctcaaaagattcgtctcgtcgtgtacatcaaaactatgcaattagttttttttatttacctacatttaatgctccatgcatgaagtaaagatttgatgtgataggtgaatagtgaagtttggagagagaaattttggaactaaacacagcccagtTCATGCAAACACAAAGCCTGGCAATGACTCGTCATAACAATCTCCCACAACTCCCAAATCTATCTGCACTCTCGTCATACTCTAA
This portion of the Panicum virgatum strain AP13 chromosome 2N, P.virgatum_v5, whole genome shotgun sequence genome encodes:
- the LOC120659730 gene encoding zinc transporter 8-like, whose product is MRPPRAVLVLAAAAALLLLLLAPAARADGGGGGCGADGAGAPGDRARARALKIAAFFSILVCGALGCCLPVLGRRVPALRADGDVFFLVKAFAAGVILATGFIHILPDAFEKLTSECLPAGGPWKDFPFAGFGAMVGAIGTLVVDTVATGYFTRLHFKDSATAAAAAVGDEEKQQQQQQATAAAPHAGGSDDREGHVHMHTHATHGHAHGSTALVAAVGGGEGDKEHALRHRVIAQVLELGIVVHSVIIGISLGASEEPSTIKPLVVALSFHQMFEGMGLGGCIVQAKFKLRSIVTMVLFFCLTTPVGILVGIGISSVYNENSPTALIVEGILNSVAAGILVYMALVDLLAEDFMNPKVQSRGKLQLGINVSMLVGAGLMSMLAKWA